In Micromonas commoda chromosome 16, complete sequence, the genomic window GTACGCGGTATCgaagcggcgcgggtccgccgcgtgcgccgcctcccgcgcgctgccgccgctgccgccgccgctgcgcgTGCTATCGCCCGTGTGGGTCCAGCTGTcgtgcgagcggcgcggcgcgcgggggccgaGGCTGGTGGGAACGCTGTTGGACGAGAATCACCCGGCGGttgtcgacgcggcggcgagggacgagtCCGATGTTTCTTTTTCATCCTTGGTAACCAaagcggcggagggcgtcgcgaaTGAGGCCTCCCTAGGGGACGGGaacgaaaagtcggcacccggggacgaggCGTCGGTGGATGCGCTAGCTCGCGGACTGGAGGCGACCGACCTGAACGCCGTCGGACGGCCGGGGAGCGAcgagtcaccgggcggtgagtcaccgggtgATAAAGCCTCAtcgttcgcgccgctcgagacGACTTCGGTGCTGGCTAGCTCGAGCGTCGTGTGGGCCGGCGGGGCGACCGCATGTAGCCGCGaaggggcgagggcgagggcgaggtggtggcgcgcgcaggcgagggcggcgctcgcggcgatgcgggcggcggcgacgaggccgggcGGATCGGGCTCTTCGGAGGGGAAAGGGGGCGGCGACAGGTTGGAACGTCGAaagcgccgggcggcgctggaatcgctccgcgcgcgggtggagcggcggcgcctcgaggacgtgctcgtcggcggcggcggtggacgagcggacgggcgcgatcgtTAAACCCTCATCAGTCTCGCGATCGAAGAGGGGAGTCGCGCGATGGATTAATTTTCACGCGACGAGACTTCGTAGTCTATTATGATACTCTCAGTTGTGAATCGATCACGCCTCCATCATCCCcttgccgccgcggtccttGGTCCACGACGTCCCGCCCACGGACGAGATGCACGGCGCCTTGCCGATGTACGGGAACGCCTCCTCGAACAGGGCGCCGAGGCAGAaatccgcgacgtccgctcGAGCGATGCTCCCGGCTTCCCCGTCGATCACGTTGACGATGCCCGTGGGGGGTCCGACGCCGAGTCCGCCCGGTCTCACGACGCAAAACTCGAGGTCCCGTCCTGGGCCGCCCGGTCCGAGGAAGAGCGCCTCCTGGTTGTTCTTGTCGTTGAAGATGGATCGCATGACGGTGGCCATGAGGACGCGGAAGACGATCGGGGCTTGGTTGGCCGAATCTCCGGCTCCGATGGATGTGACGATggcgatcctcgcgtcggtcgcgatgcccgcggaTTTCATGGCGTTGATGACGTTGGTGGTGCCGTCGGTGAGCATggtggcgccgacgtccttCGTCTTACCCCcgagggagacgacgacgccggtggtGTCCTTCGTGATGAccttggcgacgtccgcggggtTGGAGACGTTCCCGCGAACGAC contains:
- a CDS encoding predicted protein — translated: MSAASALSARSNIAPSISRGVAASRVASRARSSPGSSVVVAKATPAEQSNIVVFGGTGGTGSECVVQALRRGAKVTVLARDPSKMRQPPGTGGANEGAPVSDPNLTVVRGNVSNPADVAKVITKDTTGVVVSLGGKTKDVGATMLTDGTTNVINAMKSAGIATDARIAIVTSIGAGDSANQAPIVFRVLMATVMRSIFNDKNNQEALFLGPGGPGRDLEFCVVRPGGLGVGPPTGIVNVIDGEAGSIARADVADFCLGALFEEAFPYIGKAPCISSVGGTSWTKDRGGKGMMEA